In Streptomyces sp. SID8374, one genomic interval encodes:
- the hisB gene encoding imidazoleglycerol-phosphate dehydratase HisB — protein sequence MSPRVGRVERTTKETSVLVEINLDGTGKVDVATGVGFYDHMLDQLGRHGLFDLTVKTEGDLHIDSHHTIEDTALALGAAFKQALGDKVGIYRFGNCTVPLDESLAQVTVDLSGRPYLVHTEPEKMAPMIGEYDTTMTRHILESFVAQAQIALHVHVPYGRNAHHIVECQFKALARALRYACEHDPRAAGILPSTKGAL from the coding sequence ATGAGCCCCCGCGTAGGCCGCGTGGAACGCACCACGAAGGAAACGTCCGTGCTGGTCGAGATCAACCTCGACGGCACCGGAAAGGTCGATGTCGCCACCGGGGTCGGCTTCTACGACCACATGCTGGACCAGCTCGGCCGGCACGGCCTCTTCGACCTCACGGTCAAGACCGAGGGCGACCTGCACATCGACAGCCACCACACCATCGAGGACACCGCGCTCGCGCTCGGTGCCGCCTTCAAGCAGGCCCTCGGCGACAAGGTCGGCATCTACCGCTTCGGCAACTGCACCGTCCCGCTGGACGAGTCGCTCGCCCAGGTCACCGTCGACCTCTCCGGCCGCCCCTACCTCGTGCACACCGAGCCCGAGAAGATGGCGCCGATGATCGGCGAGTACGACACGACGATGACCCGGCACATCCTGGAGTCCTTCGTCGCCCAGGCGCAGATCGCCCTGCACGTCCACGTGCCGTACGGGCGCAACGCCCACCACATCGTGGAGTGCCAGTTCAAGGCGCTCGCCCGCGCCCTGCGGTACGCCTGTGAGCACGACCCGCGCGCCGCCGGCATCCTGCCCTCCACGAAGGGCGCGCTGTGA
- a CDS encoding histidinol-phosphate transaminase: MTNGSTTPRDAGTAGSKALNPWDELPIRDELRGQSPYGAPQLDVPVRLNTNENPYPLPEALVDRIAERVREAARGLNRYPDRDAVELRTELARYLTRTAGHEVTAAHVWAANGSNEVLQQLLQTFGGPGRTAIGFEPSYSMHALISRGTGTGWISGPRNDDFTIDVEAARAAIAEHRPEVVFITSPNNPTGTAVDADTVLALYDAAQAAGPSIVVVDEAYGEFSHHPSLLPLIEGRRELIVSRTMSKAFGAAGLRLGYLAADPAVVDAVQLVRLPYHLSSITQATALAALEHTDTLLGYVAQLKSERDRLVAELRATGYEVTESDANFVQFGRFDDSHAVWQQILDRGVLVRDNGVPGWLRVTAGTPAENDAFLDAVRELKKEHDA, translated from the coding sequence GTGACGAACGGCAGCACCACCCCCCGTGACGCAGGGACCGCCGGGAGCAAGGCGCTCAACCCCTGGGACGAGCTCCCCATCCGCGACGAGCTGCGCGGCCAGTCCCCGTACGGCGCACCCCAACTCGACGTCCCCGTACGCCTCAACACCAACGAGAACCCCTACCCGCTCCCCGAAGCCCTGGTCGACCGCATCGCCGAGCGGGTCCGCGAGGCCGCCCGCGGTCTCAACCGCTACCCCGACCGGGACGCCGTGGAGCTCCGCACCGAGCTGGCCCGCTACCTCACCCGCACCGCCGGGCACGAGGTGACAGCAGCACACGTGTGGGCGGCCAACGGCTCCAACGAGGTTCTCCAGCAGCTGCTCCAGACCTTCGGCGGCCCCGGGCGCACCGCGATCGGCTTCGAACCCTCGTACTCGATGCACGCCCTGATCTCCCGGGGCACCGGCACCGGCTGGATCTCCGGCCCGCGCAACGACGACTTCACCATCGACGTCGAGGCCGCCCGCGCCGCCATCGCCGAGCACCGCCCCGAGGTCGTCTTCATCACCTCGCCCAACAACCCCACCGGCACCGCCGTGGACGCCGACACCGTCCTCGCGCTGTACGACGCCGCCCAGGCCGCCGGGCCCTCGATCGTCGTCGTCGACGAGGCGTACGGCGAGTTCAGCCACCACCCCTCGCTGCTCCCGCTGATCGAGGGCCGCCGCGAGCTGATCGTCTCCCGGACCATGTCCAAGGCGTTCGGCGCGGCCGGACTGCGCCTGGGCTACCTCGCCGCCGACCCCGCCGTGGTCGACGCCGTCCAGCTGGTGCGGCTGCCGTACCACCTCTCCTCGATCACCCAGGCCACCGCGCTCGCCGCCCTGGAGCACACCGATACGCTGCTCGGGTACGTCGCGCAGCTCAAGAGCGAGCGCGACCGGCTGGTGGCCGAGCTGCGCGCCACCGGCTACGAGGTCACCGAGTCGGACGCCAACTTCGTCCAGTTCGGCCGCTTCGACGACAGCCACGCCGTCTGGCAGCAGATCCTCGACCGGGGCGTCCTGGTCCGGGACAACGGCGTACCGGGATGGCTGCGGGTCACCGCGGGAACCCCGGCAGAGAACGACGCGTTCCTCGATGCGGTACGCGAACTCAAGAAGGAGCACGACGCATGA
- the hisD gene encoding histidinol dehydrogenase: MISRIDLRGDTLPEGAALRDLLPRAEFDVEAALETVRPICEDVRHRGSAAVIEWGEKFDGVRIASVRVPAEALTKALDELDPAVRAALEESIRRARLVHREQRRTTHTTQVVPGGTVTEKWVPVERVGLYVPGGRSVYPSSVVMNVVPAQEAGVEGIAVASPPQKDFDGLPHPTILAACALLGVDEVYAAGGAQAVAMFAYGTEDCLPVNLVTGPGNIYVAAAKRLLKGRIGIDAEAGPTEIAILADATADPVHVAADLISQAEHDPMAAAVLVTDSEELAAATEAELAPQVAATKHIKDRIEPALAGRQSAIVLVSSIEDGLKVVDAYGAEHLEIQTAEAAAVADRVRNAGAIFVGPWAPVSLGDYCAGSNHVLPTGGCACHSSGLSVQSFLRGIHIVDYTRDALAEVTHHVVTLAEAEDLPAHGAALKARFGWKVPQQ; the protein is encoded by the coding sequence GTGATCTCTCGAATCGACTTGCGCGGTGACACCCTCCCCGAGGGTGCCGCCCTGCGTGACCTGCTGCCCCGTGCCGAGTTCGACGTGGAAGCCGCCCTGGAGACGGTGCGGCCCATCTGCGAGGACGTACGCCATCGTGGCTCGGCGGCAGTGATCGAGTGGGGGGAGAAGTTCGACGGTGTCCGGATCGCATCGGTCCGGGTGCCCGCCGAGGCGCTGACGAAGGCCCTGGACGAGCTGGACCCGGCCGTCCGCGCGGCCCTGGAGGAGTCGATCCGCCGCGCCCGCCTCGTCCACCGCGAGCAGCGCCGCACCACGCACACCACCCAGGTCGTCCCCGGCGGCACCGTCACCGAGAAGTGGGTCCCGGTCGAACGCGTGGGGCTCTACGTCCCCGGCGGCCGCTCGGTCTACCCCTCCTCCGTCGTGATGAACGTCGTCCCGGCCCAGGAGGCGGGCGTCGAGGGCATCGCCGTGGCCTCCCCGCCGCAGAAGGACTTCGACGGGCTGCCGCACCCCACGATCCTCGCCGCCTGCGCCCTGCTCGGCGTGGACGAGGTGTACGCGGCGGGCGGTGCCCAGGCCGTCGCGATGTTCGCGTACGGCACCGAGGACTGCCTCCCGGTCAACCTGGTCACCGGCCCCGGCAACATCTATGTCGCCGCCGCCAAGCGCCTCCTCAAGGGCCGCATCGGCATCGACGCCGAGGCCGGGCCCACCGAGATCGCGATCCTCGCCGACGCCACCGCCGACCCGGTGCACGTCGCCGCCGACCTGATCAGCCAGGCCGAGCACGACCCGATGGCCGCCGCCGTCCTGGTCACCGACTCCGAGGAGCTGGCCGCCGCCACCGAGGCGGAGCTCGCCCCGCAGGTCGCCGCGACCAAGCACATCAAGGACCGCATCGAACCCGCCCTTGCCGGGCGCCAGTCCGCGATCGTCCTGGTCTCGTCCATCGAGGACGGCCTCAAGGTCGTCGACGCGTACGGCGCCGAGCACCTGGAGATCCAGACCGCCGAGGCCGCCGCCGTCGCCGACCGGGTCCGCAACGCCGGAGCGATCTTCGTCGGCCCCTGGGCCCCCGTCTCGCTCGGCGACTACTGCGCCGGCTCCAACCACGTCCTGCCCACCGGCGGCTGCGCCTGCCACTCCTCGGGCCTCTCCGTGCAGTCCTTCCTGCGCGGCATCCACATCGTCGACTACACCCGCGACGCGCTCGCCGAGGTCACCCACCATGTCGTGACCCTCGCCGAGGCGGAGGACCTCCCCGCCCACGGCGCAGCGCTCAAGGCACGGTTCGGATGGAAGGTCCCCCAGCAGTGA